Within Sphingomonas piscis, the genomic segment AGGCGCTGGCGGCAAGCACCACGGCGCCCGCTTGCGCTTCCTTCCACTGGCCGGTTTTCTTGTCGACGTAGCGGATGCCGGTCGCTTTCCCGGTTTTGTCGGTAAGCACTTCGGCGACCATCGCGTCGGTCGTCACTGTCACGTTGCCGGTCTTGAGCGCGGGCGGCAGAAGCACTGTGACCGCCTGAAAGTTGGCCTTGATGGAACAGCCGCGGTCGCACGGCGACGCGTAGAAACAGGGGTCGCGGCCGTCGATCGGACGAGTGATGATGGCGCGTGGCGGAGCGATGCATGGAATTCCCATCTCATCGCAGGCCGCCTTCAGCAGCAGTTCCGGCACCCGTGGCACCGGTGGCGGCTGGCGGATTCCGGGCGGCGAATGCGGCACGTTCGGCAAGTCGATATTCTCGCCGATCACGCCCATCAGTTTCTCAGAACGGTCGTACCAGGGTTTCAGGTCGTCGTAGCCGATCGGCCAGTCCACCCCCATGCCATCACGGCTGTATGGCTTGAAATCGAGCGGCCCGAAGCGCGGCACGTGGCGCGCCCAATGGTTGGTCCGCCCGCCAAGCATCCGCGATCGCCACCACATGAACTGGCTTCCCTCGGCCACCGTGTAGGGCTCGCCCGGAACTTGCCAGCCGCCGTCCACCGTCGCGTCATAATAGCCGAACGGCTTGTCCGGGGTGCTGACCGCACGCAGCGGCGCCTCCCGATCCCAGTTCATCATGGGAGTCTCGGCCTCGGGATCGTAGTGGCGACCTGCTTCGTAGATGTGCACCTTCACGCCCGCACGGCCGAGCGCATAGGCGGCCATGCTGCCGCCGACGCCTGAGCCGACGACGATCACGTCCGGCTGGTTAGTTGCCATCCTCTCCCCTCATGCGGACGTCATTGCGCCGCTTGATCGCCGGCCTCCCTGACCAGGCTTTCGCTGTAGAGCACGAGCAACTGCACGTCGGCAATAGACTGGGATGAGGGTGTGCGGATTCTCGCCGGCAGGTGAAAAAAGTCCAATCCCAGCGGAGCGAGCTGACCTAATTTCGGTCTCCTTCGAAGCGCTTCCCTTCCCATCCGGCGCCTCGTTGCGGAGAGACTGGTTTGCACGATCGTTTGGCTCTGGATGCGTTCCTCCGACCGCTCGGCACCCGTCTCTCCGCGCTTTTCGCCTTCGTTCCGTCCATCT encodes:
- a CDS encoding GMC family oxidoreductase, translating into MATNQPDVIVVGSGVGGSMAAYALGRAGVKVHIYEAGRHYDPEAETPMMNWDREAPLRAVSTPDKPFGYYDATVDGGWQVPGEPYTVAEGSQFMWWRSRMLGGRTNHWARHVPRFGPLDFKPYSRDGMGVDWPIGYDDLKPWYDRSEKLMGVIGENIDLPNVPHSPPGIRQPPPVPRVPELLLKAACDEMGIPCIAPPRAIITRPIDGRDPCFYASPCDRGCSIKANFQAVTVLLPPALKTGNVTVTTDAMVAEVLTDKTGKATGIRYVDKKTGQWKEAQAGAVVLAASACETARILLNSKSRSPDGLANSSGQVGMNLMDTVGFGMGAKVPALEGRPMYNEDGVSFAHVYMPWWQDEKHKELGFPRGYHLEVWGDWGKHPGMGHGWNALGFEGFGKGLRNHMRRTFGSGIGFAGRGEMIPNKDCYCELDPSAKDKFGIPVLRFHWKWGEPEIRQAEHMRKTMVEIFDRIGAKYDAADASGPVKISAGGEMIHEVGTARMGGDPKNSVVDSFGRAWDVPGLYLMDGSVLPSNPDKNPTLSIMALAWRGSVELLRRRKRGEL